Proteins from one Brevibacillus humidisoli genomic window:
- a CDS encoding peptide ABC transporter substrate-binding protein has translation MKKNAFILMSSVLALSVALAGCGSANNAATGDQNKESQADTGDKAQLLRANLHSEPPTADPGLAEDSTSGAVIRATFDGLTRLNAEGKPVESVAEKIEISDDLKTYTFHLRDSQWSNGDPVTAHDFEFAWKRVLNPATASNYAYQLYYIKNGEKYNKKQEGITADDVGVKAIDEKTLQVELENPTPYFLELTAFYSYMPVNKKVVEANPKWANEAATHVGNGPFKMENWEHKNKMTLVKNDKYWDKNAVKLDRIEFSMIEDENTELSMFLNDELDWAGKPLGLLPLDAIPPMKDEGKLHVKEIAGVYWYKFNTEQAPFNNAKIRKAFSYAIDRQSIVDNVTQAGEVPALGALPGSMAVNPGGLFKDHDVETAKKLLAEGMQELGISELPPITLSYNTADNHQKIAQAIQDQWKQSLGVDVQLKNTEWKVYIEDLHEGNYQVGRMGWLGDFNDPINFLELFKDKYGGNNDTRWENARFKELLEKSQTETDPAERKKLLAQAEQIFIDEMPVAPIYFYTHAWVQNEDVKDVVIDGLGFIDFKWASIQ, from the coding sequence ATGAAGAAAAACGCATTCATACTGATGAGCTCCGTGCTGGCGCTTAGCGTGGCGCTTGCAGGATGCGGCAGTGCAAACAATGCTGCTACTGGCGACCAGAATAAAGAGAGTCAAGCTGATACAGGAGACAAAGCACAGCTGCTCCGTGCCAATCTGCACAGTGAGCCTCCTACAGCAGACCCGGGCTTAGCGGAAGACAGCACATCCGGAGCGGTGATCCGTGCCACCTTTGACGGCCTGACCCGTCTCAATGCAGAAGGCAAACCAGTTGAGTCTGTTGCCGAAAAAATCGAGATTTCAGACGATCTCAAAACATATACCTTCCATCTCCGCGATTCTCAATGGAGCAACGGCGATCCCGTCACGGCTCATGACTTTGAATTCGCATGGAAACGTGTGCTGAACCCGGCAACGGCATCTAACTACGCCTATCAGCTCTACTACATCAAAAACGGGGAAAAGTACAACAAAAAGCAGGAAGGCATCACGGCTGACGATGTCGGCGTTAAAGCGATCGATGAGAAAACGTTGCAGGTGGAGCTGGAAAACCCGACGCCATACTTCCTGGAATTGACGGCTTTCTACAGCTACATGCCGGTAAACAAAAAGGTCGTGGAAGCCAATCCGAAATGGGCAAATGAAGCCGCTACCCACGTAGGAAACGGTCCTTTCAAGATGGAGAATTGGGAACACAAAAACAAAATGACGTTGGTCAAAAACGACAAATATTGGGATAAGAATGCAGTGAAACTGGATCGAATCGAGTTTTCGATGATCGAAGACGAGAATACAGAATTGTCGATGTTCCTAAATGATGAGTTGGACTGGGCGGGCAAGCCGCTGGGCCTGCTTCCGCTCGACGCGATCCCGCCGATGAAAGACGAGGGCAAGCTGCATGTAAAAGAGATTGCCGGCGTTTACTGGTACAAGTTTAATACGGAACAAGCGCCATTTAACAATGCGAAGATTCGCAAGGCGTTTTCCTACGCTATCGATCGTCAATCGATTGTCGACAACGTGACACAAGCCGGCGAAGTACCCGCACTCGGGGCTCTCCCTGGCTCGATGGCGGTCAATCCAGGCGGCCTGTTTAAAGACCATGATGTAGAGACAGCGAAAAAATTGTTGGCAGAAGGCATGCAAGAGCTTGGCATCAGCGAGCTGCCGCCGATCACCCTCTCCTACAACACGGCAGACAATCACCAGAAGATTGCCCAAGCCATCCAGGATCAGTGGAAGCAGTCACTTGGCGTGGACGTGCAGTTGAAGAATACCGAGTGGAAAGTATACATCGAAGATTTGCACGAAGGAAACTATCAGGTTGGTCGTATGGGCTGGCTGGGTGACTTTAACGACCCGATCAACTTCCTTGAGCTGTTTAAAGATAAGTACGGCGGCAATAATGACACCCGCTGGGAGAACGCAAGGTTTAAGGAACTGCTGGAAAAATCCCAGACAGAAACCGATCCAGCCGAGCGCAAGAAGCTGCTGGCGCAAGCAGAGCAGATCTTCATCGACGAGATGCCGGTTGCCCCGATTTACTTCTATACGCATGCTTGGGTACAAAATGAGGACGTCAAAGACGTGGTCATCGACGGTCTTGGCTTCATTGACTTCAAGTGGGCGTCCATACAATAG
- a CDS encoding N-acetylmuramoyl-L-alanine amidase, whose product MRYVVFTMMILLGVGLLVPGMTAAASGEANAIDLMIQGERVKPDVPPLIQNGRTLVPIRVIAEGLGAEVSWDQNSRTATIKRDQIQLKLQLGSRSAEVNGKQVLLDAPPALKEERMLLPLRFVGEALGATVGWEASTRTVVVNESIALFANGEDLSASLKAYQVEDTLYLPVQKIAEKLGVAPEQSGGFAPTKVIDSTVVAPLSELERLIDRLPGGEVDWDDEQNRLHIKRVSYLEKIAVDEERVTIRTAGSVAPKHFVLAGPHRIVFDLPSTQLSEEMLAELLESQATQLIVQNELAGDAVAEAEERTDKSGQARAASLDETEADRDTSEDEAEASAGDTGPPSWLFDEAERTTFTEQTVSTSEASQQQQNEMDQQPLIREVRYSQFSDSPYTVRVVIELNQKSKYTVTPRENGFEVELTPIPRKTGFLIVVDAGHGAHDPGARGVAGNWEKDFNLAVANRMVELLKEYPEFQPVATRSTDVFLELQERVALANEYEADLFISIHANSFRNAQTGGTETYYYNEFSEAFAKVVHKHLVQATGFPDRKMRQYPFYVIKHTQMPAVLTETGFLSNPTENAQLLKPEFQEKVAKALVAAIREYYESYH is encoded by the coding sequence ATGAGATATGTCGTATTTACGATGATGATCTTGCTGGGTGTAGGTCTGCTGGTTCCAGGGATGACGGCAGCTGCCTCAGGGGAAGCGAATGCGATCGATTTGATGATCCAGGGAGAACGGGTAAAGCCGGATGTGCCGCCGCTTATCCAAAACGGGCGGACGTTGGTGCCGATCCGCGTAATTGCAGAAGGATTGGGAGCGGAAGTCTCGTGGGATCAGAACAGCCGAACGGCGACGATTAAACGGGATCAGATTCAGCTCAAGCTGCAGTTGGGCAGCAGGAGTGCCGAAGTAAATGGCAAGCAGGTACTATTGGATGCGCCGCCCGCACTGAAGGAGGAACGAATGCTGCTGCCGCTCCGCTTTGTCGGCGAAGCGCTCGGTGCCACGGTGGGCTGGGAAGCAAGTACTCGTACTGTTGTGGTCAATGAATCGATTGCCCTGTTCGCAAACGGAGAGGATCTCTCCGCCTCCTTGAAGGCATATCAAGTGGAAGACACTCTGTATCTGCCAGTTCAGAAAATCGCCGAGAAACTGGGTGTAGCTCCAGAGCAGTCAGGAGGGTTCGCTCCGACTAAAGTGATCGATTCGACGGTTGTCGCGCCTCTGAGTGAACTAGAGCGACTGATCGATCGATTGCCTGGAGGCGAGGTCGACTGGGACGATGAACAGAACCGCCTACATATCAAACGAGTCAGTTACCTTGAGAAGATAGCGGTCGACGAAGAGAGAGTGACCATTCGCACGGCAGGCTCCGTTGCACCTAAGCATTTCGTGCTGGCAGGGCCCCACCGTATTGTCTTCGACCTGCCAAGCACGCAGCTGTCTGAGGAGATGCTGGCAGAACTGTTGGAGAGCCAAGCGACACAATTGATCGTCCAAAATGAACTGGCGGGCGATGCGGTTGCCGAAGCGGAAGAACGTACCGACAAGTCGGGACAAGCAAGGGCAGCGTCTCTCGACGAAACCGAAGCTGATCGCGATACCTCAGAGGATGAAGCAGAGGCATCAGCCGGTGATACGGGCCCCCCTAGCTGGCTGTTTGACGAGGCCGAGCGGACCACCTTCACTGAACAAACGGTTTCAACGAGTGAAGCGAGCCAACAGCAGCAGAATGAAATGGATCAGCAGCCGTTGATCAGGGAGGTTCGCTATAGCCAGTTTAGCGATTCGCCATACACAGTCCGTGTCGTGATCGAACTGAACCAGAAAAGCAAGTATACCGTTACGCCTAGAGAGAACGGATTTGAGGTAGAACTGACGCCCATCCCTCGCAAGACAGGGTTTTTGATCGTCGTCGATGCCGGACACGGCGCCCACGATCCAGGGGCACGCGGTGTCGCAGGCAACTGGGAAAAAGACTTTAACCTCGCTGTGGCCAACCGGATGGTAGAGCTGTTAAAAGAGTACCCAGAGTTTCAGCCCGTGGCCACTCGTTCCACGGACGTATTTCTCGAGCTGCAAGAACGGGTAGCATTGGCTAACGAATACGAAGCTGATCTGTTTATCTCCATCCATGCCAACTCTTTTCGCAATGCTCAGACAGGGGGAACGGAGACGTACTACTACAACGAGTTTAGTGAGGCATTTGCCAAGGTTGTGCACAAACACTTGGTGCAGGCTACCGGATTTCCCGATCGGAAGATGAGGCAGTATCCATTTTACGTGATCAAGCATACTCAAATGCCGGCGGTGCTGACAGAGACAGGCTTTCTGAGCAACCCGACGGAGAATGCGCAGTTGCTCAAGCCGGAGTTTCAGGAGAAGGTGGCAAAAGCGCTGGTGGCTGCGATCCGGGAGTACTACGAATCCTATCATTAA
- a CDS encoding GerMN domain-containing protein, which produces MKRFANLIFLLLLLALLSACGSSVPSDSQPAPAPDPTNGGAEEGQKISAQLQVYYSDANLEQLEAEQREISYQPDQSGDKYVQALSLLGMPTEQGHEPLWENFDYHTVSFSDGTLTIDASGENQYNLGATGEALAMEALKRTMFQFSEVEQIVILVDGKPADSLMGHADISQPLTR; this is translated from the coding sequence ATGAAGCGATTCGCGAATCTGATTTTTCTGCTCTTGCTGCTCGCCTTGCTGAGTGCCTGCGGCAGTTCGGTACCTTCCGACAGTCAACCTGCTCCCGCACCTGACCCCACCAATGGGGGGGCAGAAGAGGGGCAAAAGATCTCGGCACAACTGCAGGTGTACTACAGTGATGCCAACTTGGAGCAGCTGGAAGCGGAACAGCGGGAGATTTCCTATCAACCGGACCAGAGCGGAGACAAGTATGTACAAGCGCTTTCGCTATTGGGAATGCCGACTGAGCAGGGGCATGAGCCGCTTTGGGAAAACTTCGACTATCACACTGTCAGCTTCTCAGATGGCACGCTGACAATTGACGCGTCCGGGGAGAATCAGTACAATCTGGGAGCTACCGGAGAAGCACTGGCGATGGAAGCATTGAAACGTACGATGTTTCAGTTTTCGGAAGTGGAGCAAATCGTGATCTTGGTCGACGGAAAACCTGCAGACTCGCTGATGGGCCACGCCGACATCAGTCAACCGTTAACCCGTTAA
- a CDS encoding DUF378 domain-containing protein, whose product MDKLALLLVVIGALNWGLIGLFQFDLVAFLFGGQESWISRIVYILVGVAGIYAIRFFFRERART is encoded by the coding sequence ATGGATAAACTGGCATTACTCCTTGTTGTAATCGGTGCACTTAATTGGGGACTGATCGGCCTGTTTCAATTTGATCTAGTAGCCTTTTTGTTCGGTGGCCAGGAGAGTTGGATCAGCCGGATCGTTTACATACTTGTCGGTGTAGCCGGAATCTATGCAATCAGATTTTTCTTTCGCGAACGAGCACGCACATAA
- a CDS encoding methyl-accepting chemotaxis protein — MKTRYFSIFHRLHQRVPLSAKITIPFLLIIILSLGAMGWLFYTQTKNNVVTLVETRLLSETKKVTEKISLLAFVFAADEQQFSKRLTYELRQLQADLAQQDLSVNQLVVSEGSFQPIDKITRGEVPFGSELAASIEAERAGVTHVDIDGTIYTLAYSPSPEEHFIYVITVEQEQYLAPLHKTANLILYAVIISLLMSLLFGWLVVRSVTKPFRVLIEHMKNVSAGNLTERTNLQKEGPELHWIAVSFNTMIEQMSQMIREINQMIKELHQSGEQMQQSADEARQRSAQLFSHVETVNRGVVRTASATQEATLSFSQMTEAINQLLVNINAVIQSSAEMNQVSDYGQQQLDEVTSMMREFTLIFQRLEEKMDRLNGHSQSIGQVVHMIQGLAKQTKLLALNASIEAARAGQSGKGFAVVAQEIGLLADESQKAALDISELIQRIQSDVALVADETKDAAGHLPESQRRVESTEQSFATLRHTVAQTNEQMDVISQGLSHLSATLAEVDQTLQSFVAISQETLDCTSEMTSASKVQLDAIDKSKHLADQLIQLSSRLDEMSQQFTVA, encoded by the coding sequence ATGAAAACGCGATATTTCTCCATCTTTCATCGTTTGCACCAGCGGGTACCGCTAAGCGCCAAGATTACGATTCCTTTTCTGCTCATTATTATTTTGTCACTTGGCGCGATGGGCTGGCTCTTTTATACCCAGACAAAAAACAATGTAGTGACGCTGGTAGAAACCCGCCTGCTCTCCGAAACCAAAAAAGTAACGGAGAAGATATCCCTTCTTGCATTTGTGTTTGCGGCAGATGAACAGCAATTTTCCAAGCGACTCACCTATGAACTTCGCCAACTGCAGGCAGATTTGGCCCAACAAGACCTGTCTGTTAACCAGTTGGTCGTCTCGGAAGGCTCATTTCAGCCCATCGACAAGATCACCAGAGGAGAGGTTCCCTTTGGCAGTGAGTTGGCCGCATCAATCGAAGCAGAACGAGCGGGTGTGACTCATGTAGACATAGATGGAACGATCTATACCCTTGCCTACTCTCCCTCACCGGAAGAGCACTTTATTTATGTGATTACAGTGGAGCAAGAGCAGTATCTGGCTCCCCTGCACAAAACGGCAAATCTGATCTTATACGCTGTGATCATCAGTCTGCTCATGTCCCTCCTCTTTGGCTGGCTGGTGGTGCGCAGCGTCACCAAGCCATTCCGTGTCTTGATTGAACATATGAAAAATGTAAGTGCCGGCAACCTTACCGAACGTACCAACCTGCAAAAAGAGGGACCAGAGCTCCACTGGATCGCTGTCAGCTTTAACACCATGATCGAGCAAATGTCGCAGATGATCCGGGAGATTAATCAAATGATCAAGGAGCTTCATCAAAGTGGAGAACAGATGCAGCAATCGGCCGATGAAGCAAGGCAACGTTCGGCGCAGCTATTTTCCCATGTGGAGACGGTAAATCGCGGAGTGGTAAGAACCGCCTCCGCTACTCAGGAAGCTACGCTCTCTTTTTCTCAAATGACAGAAGCGATTAACCAATTGTTAGTCAATATCAATGCCGTTATCCAATCCAGTGCAGAGATGAATCAGGTATCCGACTACGGTCAGCAGCAGTTGGACGAAGTAACCTCCATGATGCGAGAATTCACGCTCATATTCCAGCGCCTGGAGGAGAAAATGGACAGGTTGAACGGCCACTCGCAATCTATTGGTCAGGTGGTCCATATGATCCAAGGACTGGCCAAGCAGACCAAACTGTTGGCCCTCAACGCCTCTATCGAAGCAGCGCGAGCAGGACAATCAGGCAAGGGGTTTGCTGTCGTGGCACAAGAAATCGGTCTGTTGGCGGATGAGTCGCAAAAAGCGGCCCTGGACATCTCAGAGTTGATCCAACGCATCCAGAGCGACGTAGCACTTGTGGCAGACGAAACAAAAGACGCTGCCGGTCACCTTCCGGAGAGTCAGCGACGAGTGGAATCGACAGAGCAGTCTTTCGCCACGTTGCGACACACGGTTGCTCAAACCAATGAACAGATGGATGTCATCTCGCAAGGACTCTCTCACTTGTCCGCCACCCTTGCTGAAGTAGATCAAACCCTGCAATCGTTCGTAGCGATTTCACAAGAGACGCTAGATTGCACGAGCGAAATGACGAGTGCTTCCAAAGTTCAATTGGACGCCATCGATAAGTCGAAACATCTGGCGGACCAATTGATTCAACTATCCAGCCGACTAGATGAAATGAGCCAGCAGTTTACCGTCGCCTGA
- a CDS encoding PstS family phosphate ABC transporter substrate-binding protein produces MKKFGGLMMALALAGGVLAGCGQTAEQNPAPSNNQGNGSAQAPAETDKEQGAELSGEVLIAGSSTVYPITIVAAEKFMDENPGVNVSVASTGTGGGFKKWVVGETDINNASSRIKDSVIEEAKANGIEHLELTVAYDALTVVVNKENDFVDQLTIEELKKIWEPNSQVKLWSEVREGWPAEEIKLYGPGTDSGTFEYFTETVVGEAKSSRTDYTPSEDDNVLVQGVAGDQYSLGYFGFAYFAENSDKLKAVPIVNPESGKAVMPSDQTIEDGSYAPLGRELWIYPSKQALKKPEVAAFVKFYMDNVAEFAKEGGYTPLPEAKYDEERKELEEALK; encoded by the coding sequence ATGAAAAAATTTGGTGGTCTAATGATGGCCTTGGCACTGGCTGGAGGCGTGCTTGCTGGATGTGGTCAAACCGCTGAGCAAAATCCGGCTCCAAGCAACAACCAAGGCAACGGTTCAGCTCAAGCTCCTGCCGAAACTGATAAAGAACAAGGGGCAGAACTGAGCGGGGAAGTATTGATTGCGGGTTCTTCTACTGTATATCCGATCACCATCGTGGCTGCTGAAAAATTCATGGACGAAAATCCGGGAGTAAACGTATCTGTCGCCTCTACCGGTACCGGTGGTGGCTTTAAGAAATGGGTTGTTGGGGAAACGGATATCAACAACGCCTCTTCCAGAATCAAAGATTCCGTTATTGAAGAAGCGAAAGCGAATGGCATTGAGCATCTAGAACTGACGGTTGCGTATGACGCATTGACGGTTGTTGTCAACAAGGAGAACGACTTCGTCGATCAACTGACGATCGAAGAACTGAAAAAAATCTGGGAACCGAATTCCCAAGTAAAACTCTGGTCTGAAGTTCGTGAAGGATGGCCGGCTGAGGAAATCAAGCTCTATGGTCCGGGAACCGACTCTGGTACGTTTGAGTACTTCACGGAAACGGTTGTTGGTGAAGCGAAATCTTCCCGTACTGACTATACCCCGTCTGAAGACGACAACGTTCTGGTACAAGGGGTCGCTGGTGACCAGTACTCCCTCGGCTACTTCGGATTTGCGTATTTCGCCGAAAACAGCGACAAGCTGAAAGCAGTGCCAATCGTAAACCCTGAGTCCGGTAAAGCTGTGATGCCGTCCGACCAAACGATTGAAGATGGATCCTATGCGCCGCTAGGCCGCGAACTATGGATCTATCCTTCCAAGCAGGCGCTGAAAAAACCGGAAGTAGCTGCTTTTGTGAAGTTCTACATGGACAACGTAGCTGAGTTTGCAAAAGAAGGCGGGTATACTCCGTTGCCGGAGGCCAAATATGATGAAGAGAGAAAAGAACTGGAAGAAGCATTAAAATAA
- the pstC gene encoding phosphate ABC transporter permease subunit PstC → MQGSVTSEKKKVSRWPDKLVPAFLFSSSLLTVLTTVGIVLVLLSETLRFFGEVSLLEFLTSTKWTPQFADKNFGILPLLNGTLMITVIASLVAIPIGLGTAIYLSEYAPEKVRKVVKPILEILAGVPTIVYGYFALTFVTPLIRGIIPDTSVYNALSASLVVGIMILPMVASLSEDAMLAVPRSLRNGAYALGATRFEVALRVVVPAALSGIIASFVLALSRAIGETMIVTIAAGALAQVTMNPLESVQTMTAFIVNISLGDVEPGSIESRSIFAVGMTLFVMTLGLNLIAQFISRRYKEEY, encoded by the coding sequence GTGCAAGGGTCTGTCACATCAGAAAAGAAAAAAGTAAGCAGATGGCCAGACAAGCTGGTTCCGGCTTTCCTATTTTCCAGTTCCCTGCTTACTGTTCTGACAACGGTAGGGATCGTATTGGTTTTGCTGTCGGAAACATTGCGCTTCTTTGGCGAAGTCTCGCTTTTGGAATTCCTGACAAGTACCAAGTGGACGCCTCAGTTTGCCGACAAGAACTTTGGGATTTTGCCACTGTTGAACGGGACATTGATGATCACTGTGATTGCCAGTCTGGTCGCCATCCCGATCGGTCTCGGTACGGCCATTTACTTGAGTGAGTATGCTCCTGAAAAAGTGAGAAAGGTCGTCAAACCGATTCTGGAGATTTTGGCCGGCGTTCCTACGATTGTGTATGGATACTTTGCCTTAACCTTTGTGACGCCTTTGATCCGTGGTATTATACCAGATACGAGCGTCTACAATGCGCTGAGTGCCAGTTTAGTAGTTGGCATCATGATTTTGCCCATGGTCGCCTCCCTCAGTGAAGATGCCATGCTGGCCGTTCCTCGCAGCTTGCGTAACGGAGCTTATGCACTGGGGGCCACTCGCTTCGAAGTGGCTTTGCGAGTCGTCGTTCCCGCAGCCTTATCAGGTATTATTGCTTCATTCGTCCTAGCTTTATCCCGTGCGATTGGCGAGACGATGATCGTTACCATTGCAGCTGGTGCGCTTGCTCAGGTTACCATGAACCCTTTGGAAAGTGTGCAAACCATGACCGCTTTTATCGTTAATATCAGCCTTGGCGACGTTGAGCCTGGCAGCATTGAATCAAGGAGCATTTTTGCTGTCGGTATGACATTGTTTGTGATGACGCTGGGACTTAACCTGATTGCACAATTTATCTCCCGTCGCTACAAGGAGGAGTATTAA